From a single Cytophagales bacterium WSM2-2 genomic region:
- a CDS encoding aminopeptidase yields MKKIAGLVLVVFFSTGLASIDNGNEKNTKMKVQQAEKISAQLFEAIEKNNLIVPGKTEKQIVDEITKLAFEKFGIEKHWHKKIVRSGRNTTAIYNDNPPDVAIQKDDIVIVDFGIIADGWESDYARTYVLGSDAKKIKLKKDVEKAWYETQAWYRKQTKLTGSDFFKYLVNKAKEYGYTYGGEIGGHIVGEFPHEQPANPKSFDLDVHPDNHNDLFSRDANGNERHWILEMHFVDKENNIGAYMEQLL; encoded by the coding sequence ATGAAAAAAATAGCAGGACTCGTACTGGTCGTTTTCTTTTCGACCGGATTGGCTTCTATCGACAACGGAAATGAAAAAAACACAAAAATGAAAGTACAACAAGCAGAGAAAATTTCGGCTCAATTATTTGAGGCTATCGAAAAAAATAACCTTATCGTGCCTGGCAAAACTGAAAAGCAGATTGTTGACGAGATCACTAAACTGGCTTTCGAAAAATTTGGAATTGAAAAGCATTGGCATAAGAAGATTGTCAGGAGTGGCAGAAATACAACGGCTATTTATAATGACAATCCTCCTGATGTTGCGATACAGAAAGATGATATTGTGATTGTTGACTTTGGGATAATTGCGGATGGCTGGGAATCGGATTATGCAAGGACGTATGTGCTCGGTAGCGATGCAAAAAAAATAAAACTGAAAAAGGATGTCGAAAAAGCGTGGTATGAAACCCAGGCTTGGTACCGAAAGCAAACGAAATTAACGGGGTCAGATTTTTTTAAATACCTGGTCAACAAGGCAAAAGAATACGGCTATACCTATGGAGGAGAAATTGGCGGTCACATTGTCGGGGAATTTCCACATGAACAGCCTGCGAATCCCAAGAGCTTTGACCTGGATGTTCATCCGGATAACCACAACGATCTATTTTCGCGCGATGCCAACGGAAACGAAAGACATTGGATATTAGAAATGCATTTTGTGGATAAGGAGAATAATATTGGCGCCTACATGGAGCAGCTTCTTTAG
- a CDS encoding cAMP-binding protein, with translation MDSQLLVSNVLKHISLNSEEKELFISLLKLKSLKAGEFLVREGDICKHESFVTRGCLKSYYEDDDGVEHILDFLIEEWWADDLYSFFTQTPSKSNVKAIEDSEVLQISKTDLEKLYQQVPKFERFFRLLFQNAYITQRDQINQILSAPAEERYIQFLKRKPYALKRFPQKDIASYLGVTPQFFSTLKKKHGS, from the coding sequence ATGGATTCCCAGCTTTTGGTTTCTAATGTCCTAAAACATATCTCATTAAATTCGGAAGAAAAGGAGCTCTTTATTTCCCTTTTAAAACTCAAGTCCTTGAAGGCCGGTGAGTTCCTGGTTCGCGAAGGAGATATTTGCAAACATGAATCTTTTGTAACCCGAGGATGTCTCAAATCCTATTATGAAGATGATGATGGCGTTGAGCATATCCTGGATTTTTTAATTGAAGAATGGTGGGCCGATGACCTTTACAGTTTCTTTACACAAACACCATCGAAGTCTAACGTCAAAGCAATTGAGGACTCGGAGGTCCTGCAGATCAGCAAAACTGACTTAGAGAAACTTTACCAGCAAGTCCCAAAATTCGAGAGATTTTTCAGGCTGCTTTTCCAAAATGCGTATATCACTCAACGCGATCAAATCAACCAGATTCTGTCCGCCCCTGCTGAAGAGCGATATATTCAATTTTTGAAACGGAAGCCCTACGCCCTGAAACGGTTTCCTCAGAAAGACATCGCTTCTTACCTGGGTGTTACTCCCCAATTCTTCAGTACTTTGAAGAAAAAGCACGGGAGTTAA